A genomic segment from Halorubrum depositum encodes:
- a CDS encoding GNAT family N-acetyltransferase, which produces MQLRDATAADVDAIREVARESLLASYGHAVDEALLAEAVDEWYDPDDLVADVGDEGTVCPVAVVDDDVVGFAESYVVGRRERVGEIDWLHVHPDHRESGIGSALLERVEAELREADVDRIEARVLVANEAGTAFYEGEGYELVGERRVEIGEETFDEREYRKQISRLTGISEGVVETDAGDTVYVAFDESERGSDGPFYVAYADPDRERRYGYFCGNCEGTDVAIDTMDRMECGDCGNRRKPSRWDAAY; this is translated from the coding sequence ATGCAACTCCGCGACGCCACCGCAGCCGACGTCGACGCGATCCGGGAAGTCGCCCGCGAATCGCTGCTCGCCTCCTACGGCCACGCCGTCGACGAGGCGCTGCTCGCCGAGGCTGTCGACGAGTGGTACGACCCCGACGACCTCGTCGCGGACGTCGGCGACGAAGGGACGGTGTGTCCCGTCGCCGTCGTCGACGACGACGTGGTCGGGTTCGCCGAGAGCTACGTCGTCGGGCGCCGCGAGCGGGTCGGCGAAATCGACTGGCTCCACGTCCACCCCGACCACCGCGAGTCCGGGATCGGCTCCGCGCTCCTCGAGCGCGTGGAGGCGGAGCTCCGGGAGGCGGACGTCGACCGCATCGAGGCTCGCGTCCTCGTCGCCAACGAGGCCGGCACAGCGTTCTACGAGGGCGAGGGGTACGAGCTCGTCGGGGAGCGCCGCGTGGAGATCGGCGAGGAGACGTTCGACGAGCGCGAGTACCGCAAGCAGATCAGCCGGCTGACCGGCATCTCGGAGGGCGTCGTCGAGACGGACGCCGGCGACACCGTCTACGTCGCCTTCGACGAGAGCGAGCGCGGCTCCGACGGCCCGTTCTACGTCGCCTACGCCGACCCGGACCGGGAGCGCCGCTACGGCTACTTCTGCGGGAACTGCGAGGGGACCGACGTCGCCATCGACACGATGGATCGCATGGAGTGCGGCGACTGCGGGAACCGACGGAAGCCGTCGCGCTGGGACGCCGCCTACTGA
- a CDS encoding amidohydrolase family protein, giving the protein MLGLEHDFRIVDTRATLDPDESSVATHGRDISPERLEREMLQAGVVRAVASPGRRAPGRSYLRANNAVARLSIDRPFVAFARLNGPRDPGDGPIAAVRNLRAERDDHHARPDDVEQYSYDDRFHGFTLVPHVDGLPNEDVLTRLEAADLPLIVHAGREFPPEAVERELLGYDLPLVLASFGGYPLDADLMNETLDLLDEHDRLYVDTSAVRYREVLERGVLEHPDRVLFGSGAPDVHPNVGVMEVLTLDVSEDLMRRVLAKNPARLIPALAEGADA; this is encoded by the coding sequence ATGCTCGGGCTGGAACACGACTTCCGGATCGTCGACACCCGCGCGACGCTCGACCCCGACGAGTCTTCGGTCGCCACGCACGGCCGGGACATCTCCCCCGAGCGGCTGGAGCGCGAGATGCTGCAGGCGGGCGTCGTGCGCGCGGTCGCGAGCCCCGGCCGACGCGCCCCCGGGCGGAGCTACCTCCGGGCGAACAACGCGGTCGCGCGGCTCTCGATCGACCGACCGTTCGTCGCGTTCGCCCGGCTCAACGGTCCGCGAGACCCGGGCGACGGCCCGATCGCGGCGGTCCGGAACCTCCGCGCCGAGCGGGACGACCACCACGCCAGGCCGGACGACGTCGAGCAGTACTCCTACGACGACCGGTTCCACGGGTTCACGCTCGTCCCCCACGTCGACGGCCTCCCGAACGAGGACGTGTTGACGCGGCTTGAGGCGGCCGACCTCCCGCTCATCGTCCACGCGGGCAGGGAGTTCCCGCCCGAGGCGGTCGAGCGCGAGCTGCTCGGCTACGACCTCCCGCTCGTCCTCGCGAGCTTCGGCGGCTACCCGCTCGACGCCGACCTGATGAACGAGACGCTCGACCTGCTCGACGAGCACGACCGGCTCTACGTCGACACGAGCGCCGTGCGCTACCGGGAGGTCCTCGAGCGCGGCGTGTTGGAGCACCCGGACCGCGTCCTCTTCGGCTCCGGCGCGCCCGACGTCCACCCGAACGTCGGCGTGATGGAGGTGCTCACCCTCGACGTCTCGGAGGACCTGATGCGCCGCGTCCTCGCGAAGAACCCGGCCCGGCTGATCCCCGCGCTCGCGGAGGGCGCGGACGCCTGA
- a CDS encoding cbb3-type cytochrome c oxidase subunit I, with amino-acid sequence MSELPPTTSVKRWLVTTNHKDIGILYTITALFFLLFGGVLALLIRVQLWDPANPVLSGLAYNEAVTAHGLIMVFWFLSPFGFGFANYFVPLQIGADDLAFPRLNALSYWMYLFSGVLLGISFFQGGTLSAGWTMYAPLNIPMYTPSIGSTGAVMALAMFTIGITASTVNFLTSIHHSRAEGMGIMDMPMFTWGILATVWMMLFAFAALLAVGLILASDRVLGSVYFSATEGGSLLWGHLFWFFGHPEVYIVFFPALGVMLELFQTFSGRRLVGRKWVIIAICLISVQSFLVWMHHMFLTTINLEIKTLMMATTIGISLPFDLVVFSLIYTLIKGRIQFTTPFLFAFGALLLFILGGITGVFLGAIVLDYEFRGTYWVVAHFHYVMFGGATALFGGAYYWFPKVTGKMYDELLGKLHFVIFFVSFNMVYFSMFLGWETPRRVFEYNPEFQTFHQIGTIGAFILGFSFFIMFYNFAKSYVSGPEAGDNPWDYSRTAEWAISSPPPLENWPNRPSYASGKLEFVKDYVPDGGPAVKTDGDGNAATDGGDSHSEHIKKYPYWDKHPSHASIWPFALSLMTGFFLFGLSGFADSVTFIVGESLASTSVEISNIVYPVFIVVGLVGLIASGVKWGLEDFYAPPSEFAERWPFNGVEKVKLGMWFFLASDVIVFGAFLSAAIFVRYNAGWRTWEPLTESLPGLINTFVLITSSFTVILALVAAHRNSRKGLLASLGATIALSLTFLSIKMWEWEHEIFDRGVMIASNAHGDPIQASIYYVTTGLHGLHVVIGLLIACFLFVRAYQGHYLDDERPVEYFGLYWHFVDIVWVFIFPLFYLF; translated from the coding sequence ATGAGCGAGCTCCCGCCGACGACCTCGGTCAAGCGCTGGCTCGTGACGACGAACCACAAGGACATCGGGATCCTCTACACGATCACCGCGCTGTTCTTCCTGCTGTTCGGCGGCGTGCTGGCGCTGCTGATCCGCGTCCAGCTCTGGGACCCGGCGAACCCGGTGCTCTCCGGGCTCGCGTACAACGAGGCCGTCACCGCTCACGGGCTCATAATGGTGTTCTGGTTCCTCTCTCCGTTCGGCTTCGGCTTCGCGAACTACTTCGTTCCGCTCCAGATCGGCGCGGACGACCTCGCGTTCCCGCGGCTGAACGCGCTCTCGTACTGGATGTACCTGTTCTCCGGCGTCCTGCTGGGGATCAGCTTCTTCCAGGGCGGCACGCTGAGCGCCGGGTGGACGATGTACGCCCCGCTCAACATCCCGATGTACACGCCGAGCATCGGATCGACGGGGGCGGTGATGGCGCTCGCGATGTTCACCATCGGGATCACCGCCTCGACCGTGAACTTCCTCACCTCCATCCATCACTCGCGCGCCGAGGGGATGGGGATCATGGACATGCCGATGTTCACCTGGGGGATCCTCGCGACCGTGTGGATGATGCTGTTCGCGTTCGCCGCGCTGCTCGCCGTCGGACTCATCCTCGCGTCCGACCGCGTGCTCGGCTCGGTGTACTTCTCGGCGACCGAGGGCGGCTCCCTGCTTTGGGGTCACCTGTTCTGGTTCTTCGGTCACCCGGAGGTGTACATCGTCTTCTTCCCGGCGCTCGGGGTCATGCTAGAGCTGTTCCAGACGTTCTCCGGCCGCCGGCTCGTCGGGCGTAAGTGGGTGATCATCGCCATCTGTCTCATCTCCGTCCAGTCGTTCCTCGTGTGGATGCACCACATGTTCCTCACGACGATCAACCTGGAGATCAAGACGCTGATGATGGCGACCACCATCGGGATCTCGCTCCCCTTCGACCTGGTCGTGTTCTCGCTGATCTACACGCTAATTAAGGGGCGGATCCAGTTCACGACGCCGTTCCTCTTCGCGTTCGGCGCGCTGCTCCTCTTCATCCTCGGCGGCATCACCGGGGTGTTCCTCGGCGCCATCGTCCTCGACTACGAGTTCCGCGGCACCTACTGGGTCGTCGCGCACTTCCACTACGTGATGTTCGGGGGCGCGACGGCGCTGTTCGGCGGCGCCTACTACTGGTTCCCGAAGGTGACCGGGAAGATGTACGACGAGCTGCTGGGGAAGCTTCACTTCGTGATCTTCTTCGTCAGCTTCAACATGGTGTACTTCTCCATGTTCCTCGGCTGGGAGACCCCGCGCCGCGTCTTCGAGTACAACCCCGAGTTCCAGACCTTCCACCAGATCGGGACGATCGGGGCGTTCATCCTCGGGTTCTCGTTCTTCATCATGTTCTACAACTTCGCGAAGTCGTACGTCTCCGGCCCGGAGGCGGGCGATAACCCGTGGGACTACTCGCGGACCGCCGAGTGGGCCATCTCCTCGCCGCCGCCGCTCGAGAATTGGCCGAATCGCCCCTCGTACGCGTCCGGCAAGCTCGAGTTCGTGAAGGACTACGTGCCCGACGGCGGTCCGGCGGTGAAGACCGACGGCGACGGCAACGCCGCGACCGACGGCGGGGACAGCCACTCCGAGCACATCAAGAAGTATCCGTACTGGGACAAACATCCGAGCCACGCGAGCATCTGGCCGTTCGCCCTCTCGCTGATGACCGGGTTCTTCCTGTTCGGGCTGTCCGGCTTCGCCGACTCGGTGACGTTCATCGTCGGCGAGTCGCTCGCGTCGACGAGCGTCGAGATCTCGAACATCGTCTATCCCGTGTTCATCGTCGTCGGCCTCGTCGGACTGATCGCCAGCGGCGTGAAGTGGGGGTTAGAGGACTTCTACGCGCCGCCCAGCGAGTTCGCCGAGCGGTGGCCGTTCAACGGCGTCGAGAAGGTGAAGCTGGGGATGTGGTTCTTCCTGGCGTCCGACGTGATCGTCTTCGGCGCGTTCCTCTCGGCGGCCATCTTCGTCCGGTACAACGCCGGCTGGCGCACGTGGGAGCCCCTGACGGAGTCGCTGCCCGGGCTCATTAACACGTTCGTGCTGATCACCTCCTCGTTCACGGTGATCTTAGCGCTCGTCGCCGCCCACCGGAACAGCCGAAAGGGCCTGCTGGCCTCGCTCGGCGCGACGATCGCGCTCAGCCTCACGTTCCTCTCGATCAAGATGTGGGAGTGGGAACACGAGATCTTCGACCGCGGCGTGATGATCGCGTCGAACGCACACGGCGACCCGATCCAGGCGTCGATCTACTACGTCACGACGGGGCTCCACGGCCTCCACGTCGTCATCGGCCTCCTGATCGCCTGCTTCCTGTTCGTCAGGGCTTACCAGGGGCACTACCTGGACGACGAGCGCCCGGTGGAGTACTTCGGCCTCTACTGGCACTTCGTCGACATCGTCTGGGTGTTCATCTTCCCGCTGTTCTACCTCTTCTGA
- a CDS encoding cytochrome C oxidase subunit IV family protein: protein MSDDSLKLYTAIYVALLVAATLNFVLFEATFLNFTYAQALGGTLVIATVKTLLIVAYFQHLRWENRSLTYVMALALALTMLLMAAATYSIS from the coding sequence ATGTCGGACGACTCGCTCAAACTGTACACAGCGATCTACGTCGCGCTCCTGGTCGCGGCGACGCTGAATTTCGTTCTCTTCGAGGCCACGTTCCTCAACTTCACGTACGCCCAGGCGCTCGGCGGGACGCTGGTGATCGCGACGGTCAAGACGCTGCTCATCGTCGCCTACTTCCAGCACCTCCGGTGGGAGAACCGCTCGCTCACCTACGTGATGGCGCTCGCGCTCGCGCTCACCATGCTGCTGATGGCCGCGGCGACGTACTCCATCTCGTAA
- a CDS encoding zinc ribbon domain-containing protein, whose product MTDRSRRRPWLAALLALVVSGLGHAYLRRWARALGWYVAVTATLVVIVPDAAVERLIAGDAPPIADVAPAVLVVAASVIDAYVLALRNNREYDREERAAERVESGATTPPSSAASPADRSDGSAVDRDREADAVSCPHCGRDTDPAFDFCQWCAEPVDE is encoded by the coding sequence ATGACAGACCGCAGTCGCCGTCGACCGTGGCTCGCCGCCCTGTTGGCGCTCGTCGTCTCCGGGCTCGGACACGCGTATCTCCGCCGCTGGGCGCGCGCGCTCGGCTGGTACGTCGCGGTCACCGCGACGCTCGTCGTGATCGTTCCCGACGCGGCGGTGGAGCGGCTCATCGCCGGCGACGCGCCGCCGATCGCCGACGTCGCGCCGGCCGTGCTCGTCGTCGCCGCCAGCGTGATCGACGCGTACGTCCTCGCGCTCCGGAACAACCGAGAGTACGACCGCGAAGAACGGGCGGCGGAGCGCGTTGAATCCGGCGCGACGACGCCCCCGTCGTCTGCCGCGTCGCCCGCGGACCGCTCCGACGGATCGGCGGTCGACCGGGACCGAGAGGCGGACGCGGTGTCGTGTCCGCACTGCGGCCGCGACACCGATCCGGCGTTCGACTTCTGTCAGTGGTGTGCCGAACCGGTCGACGAGTGA
- a CDS encoding halocyanin domain-containing protein, translated as MSDRLSRRRYVAGTGAALALGTIAGCSGGGGDGSDGSDGSDGSDGSDGGSGGAGEPLDDVPSEIDDHLSEARLYEGTIADYTGQDEVTVSVGAGEGLAFDPAAIRISSSTTVVWEWTGEGGAHNVASVEGSESDFESGSAVSEEGTTFEQSFDNTGIQLYRCTPHEGVGMLGAIEVVE; from the coding sequence ATGTCTGATAGACTGAGTAGACGGCGGTACGTCGCCGGAACCGGAGCCGCGCTCGCCCTCGGAACGATCGCCGGCTGTTCCGGCGGCGGTGGGGACGGCTCCGACGGTTCAGACGGCTCCGACGGTTCAGACGGCTCCGACGGCGGGTCGGGCGGCGCCGGGGAGCCCCTCGACGACGTACCCAGCGAGATCGACGACCACCTCTCGGAGGCCCGGCTGTACGAGGGCACCATCGCGGACTACACCGGGCAGGACGAGGTCACCGTCTCCGTCGGCGCCGGCGAGGGGCTGGCGTTCGATCCCGCGGCGATCCGGATCAGCTCCAGTACGACCGTCGTCTGGGAGTGGACCGGCGAGGGCGGCGCCCACAACGTCGCCTCCGTGGAGGGCTCCGAGTCCGACTTCGAGAGCGGAAGCGCGGTCAGCGAGGAGGGAACGACCTTCGAGCAGTCGTTCGACAACACCGGGATCCAGCTGTACCGGTGCACGCCTCACGAGGGAGTCGGGATGCTCGGCGCCATCGAAGTCGTCGAGTAA
- the coxB gene encoding cytochrome c oxidase subunit II produces MIDPIILQQGSGWRAQAEVFDEIFFVFLALGTLVGTIVVAYTLWNVYKYRDDGGERKGDFDAPVVGELPTGQGGPKAKKLFLSFGLSAIVVISLVVYAYGILLYVEEGPDTNEESDIEILVEGYQFGWEYEYPNGHTTTGEMVVPADHRINLDVTSRDVWHNFGSSELRIKSDAIPGETSEVWFSVSSEEVEAQGGEATYRVECFELCGQGHSAMKGQITVLPQDEWEEWYEGTGGNSSSGNSSSASLDAAAVGGVPA; encoded by the coding sequence ATGATAGATCCAATTATCCTGCAACAGGGGAGCGGCTGGCGCGCGCAGGCGGAGGTCTTCGACGAGATCTTCTTCGTCTTCCTCGCGCTCGGTACGCTCGTCGGCACGATCGTCGTCGCGTACACGCTGTGGAACGTGTACAAGTACCGGGACGACGGGGGCGAACGGAAAGGGGACTTCGACGCGCCGGTCGTCGGCGAGCTCCCGACGGGACAGGGCGGTCCGAAAGCGAAGAAGCTCTTCCTCTCGTTCGGACTGAGCGCGATCGTCGTCATCAGTCTGGTCGTGTACGCGTACGGGATCCTCCTCTACGTCGAGGAGGGCCCCGACACGAACGAGGAGAGCGACATCGAGATCCTCGTCGAGGGGTACCAGTTCGGCTGGGAGTACGAGTACCCGAACGGCCACACCACGACGGGTGAGATGGTCGTGCCGGCCGATCACCGGATCAACCTCGATGTGACCTCACGCGACGTGTGGCACAACTTCGGATCGTCGGAGTTACGGATAAAGTCCGACGCTATCCCCGGAGAGACCAGCGAAGTCTGGTTCTCCGTGAGTTCCGAGGAGGTCGAGGCGCAGGGCGGCGAAGCGACGTACAGGGTCGAGTGCTTCGAGCTGTGCGGGCAGGGGCATTCGGCGATGAAAGGACAGATCACGGTCCTCCCGCAGGACGAGTGGGAGGAGTGGTACGAGGGCACGGGCGGTAACTCCTCCAGCGGTAACTCCTCCAGCGCGAGCCTCGACGCCGCCGCAGTCGGAGGTGTTCCCGCATGA
- a CDS encoding DUF371 domain-containing protein: protein MSDAESEIDDVDPLVEVVRATGHEHVTAEHASTFELTSDDWLTPAGDCIVGVEADRTPRDFSAAFREACRDADAAIAATIAVGEPDAEAVDLADPTYVDRIVGRGDPGLALLDDRSMVGRTSDYTDDERTILVDGDGAAADLDRDLVAALAEGAPVALRLEVEPAE from the coding sequence ATGAGCGACGCCGAGAGCGAGATCGACGACGTCGACCCCCTCGTCGAGGTCGTCCGCGCGACCGGCCACGAGCACGTCACCGCCGAGCACGCGAGCACCTTCGAGCTCACGTCCGACGACTGGCTCACGCCCGCCGGCGACTGCATCGTCGGCGTCGAGGCCGATCGCACCCCCCGCGACTTCTCGGCGGCGTTCCGGGAGGCGTGCCGGGACGCGGACGCGGCGATCGCCGCGACGATCGCCGTCGGAGAGCCGGACGCCGAGGCGGTCGACCTCGCGGACCCCACGTACGTCGACCGGATCGTCGGGCGCGGGGATCCCGGTCTCGCGCTCCTCGACGACCGCTCGATGGTCGGGCGGACGAGCGACTACACCGACGACGAGCGCACGATCCTCGTCGACGGCGACGGCGCGGCCGCCGACCTCGACCGCGACCTCGTCGCCGCGCTCGCGGAGGGCGCGCCGGTCGCGCTGCGGCTGGAGGTCGAACCGGCGGAGTGA
- a CDS encoding NUDIX hydrolase — translation MDLSGLRRYTPEEVTRARREAAVLAPVVERGGEAHLLFTKRAAHLGEHPGQMSFPGGGREPIDRTLTDTALREAREEVGMRPDEVDVVGRLDDTRSSSAYRIRPFVGVAPDREYVPDESEVAEVAVLPVSGLTDPANYESERRLGHPEYGDHRVHFFHVGGYTVWGVTGRMVVQLLERTTDWRAPEEVDREVGADAELPI, via the coding sequence ATGGACCTGTCGGGGCTGCGTCGGTACACGCCCGAGGAAGTGACCCGGGCGCGCCGCGAGGCGGCGGTGCTGGCGCCCGTCGTCGAGCGCGGCGGCGAGGCCCACCTGCTGTTCACGAAGCGCGCGGCCCACCTCGGGGAACACCCCGGCCAGATGAGCTTCCCGGGCGGCGGACGCGAACCGATCGACCGGACCCTGACCGACACCGCGCTCCGCGAGGCCCGCGAGGAGGTCGGCATGCGGCCGGACGAGGTCGACGTCGTCGGACGGCTCGACGACACCCGGAGCTCCTCCGCCTATCGGATCCGACCGTTCGTCGGCGTCGCGCCCGACCGCGAGTACGTTCCCGACGAGTCGGAGGTGGCGGAGGTCGCTGTCCTCCCCGTGAGCGGGCTGACCGACCCCGCGAACTACGAGTCGGAGCGCCGCCTCGGCCACCCGGAGTACGGCGACCACCGGGTCCACTTCTTCCACGTCGGCGGCTACACCGTCTGGGGCGTGACCGGCCGGATGGTCGTCCAACTGCTGGAACGGACGACCGACTGGCGCGCCCCCGAGGAGGTCGATCGGGAGGTCGGGGCGGACGCGGAGCTCCCGATCTGA
- a CDS encoding redox-regulated ATPase YchF, with protein sequence MITVALAGKPNAGKSTFYTAATMADVDVANYPFTTIDANRGVTHVRTECPCLDREERCGTENCRDGKRYVPIELLDVAGLVPGAHEGKGLGNRFLDELTNADVVLNVVDASGATNAEGEPVEVGSHDPLDDVDFVEEEMDLWLAGIVDRNWESVERKSRSPDFDLEESVTDLLTGFGATEHDVTAVLRGLEYPDDPKAWSGDDREALARAVRRRTKPIVVVANKVDAAPDGALDRIREGTDKPVVPATADGELGLRRAAEAGVVDYDPGDDGFEIVGDVSAEQRRGLDAIRDAMSEHGGTGVQTALNAAVYDLLDRITVYPVQDASKWTDGTGNVLPDAFLLPSGATPPDLAYAVHTDIGEGYLHAVDARSSRRIGEGHELGEGDVVKIVSTAGP encoded by the coding sequence ATGATCACGGTCGCGTTGGCGGGGAAGCCGAACGCCGGGAAGTCCACCTTCTACACGGCCGCGACGATGGCCGACGTCGACGTCGCGAACTACCCGTTCACGACGATCGACGCGAACCGCGGGGTCACGCACGTCCGGACCGAGTGCCCCTGCCTCGACCGCGAGGAGCGCTGCGGAACGGAGAACTGCCGCGACGGGAAGCGATACGTTCCGATCGAGCTCCTCGACGTGGCCGGGCTCGTGCCCGGCGCACACGAGGGGAAGGGGCTCGGCAACCGGTTCCTCGACGAGCTGACGAACGCCGACGTCGTGTTGAACGTCGTCGACGCCTCGGGCGCGACGAACGCCGAGGGCGAGCCCGTCGAGGTCGGCTCGCACGACCCCCTCGACGACGTCGACTTCGTCGAGGAGGAGATGGACCTGTGGCTCGCGGGTATCGTCGACCGCAACTGGGAGAGCGTCGAGCGCAAGTCGCGCTCGCCCGACTTCGACTTAGAGGAGTCGGTGACGGACCTGCTGACCGGGTTCGGCGCGACCGAGCACGACGTGACGGCGGTCCTCCGCGGGCTGGAGTACCCCGACGATCCGAAGGCGTGGAGCGGCGACGACCGCGAGGCGCTCGCGCGGGCGGTCCGCCGGCGCACCAAGCCGATCGTCGTCGTCGCCAACAAGGTCGACGCCGCGCCCGACGGGGCGCTCGACCGGATCCGCGAGGGGACGGACAAGCCCGTGGTCCCGGCGACTGCCGACGGCGAGCTGGGCCTGCGCCGGGCGGCCGAGGCGGGCGTCGTCGACTACGACCCCGGCGACGACGGCTTCGAGATCGTCGGCGACGTCTCGGCGGAGCAGCGCCGCGGGCTCGACGCGATCCGCGACGCCATGAGCGAACACGGCGGGACCGGGGTCCAGACCGCACTGAACGCCGCCGTCTACGACCTGCTCGACCGGATCACGGTGTACCCGGTGCAGGACGCCTCGAAGTGGACGGACGGGACGGGGAACGTCCTCCCCGACGCCTTCCTCCTCCCGTCGGGCGCGACGCCCCCGGACCTGGCGTACGCGGTCCACACCGACATCGGCGAGGGGTACCTCCACGCGGTCGACGCGCGCTCCTCGCGGCGGATCGGCGAGGGTCACGAACTGGGTGAGGGCGACGTGGTGAAGATCGTCTCGACCGCGGGGCCGTGA
- a CDS encoding VNG_1110C family protein, with the protein MPDPLSLRDSTQIVLPCPALDALGERFEERFTVTIVENDGYCRIIGSPVEIKAASAYLARNGVAVA; encoded by the coding sequence ATGCCCGATCCGTTGAGCCTCCGTGACAGCACGCAGATCGTCCTCCCGTGTCCCGCCCTCGACGCACTCGGGGAGCGGTTCGAGGAGCGGTTCACCGTGACGATCGTGGAGAACGACGGCTACTGTCGCATCATCGGGAGCCCGGTCGAAATCAAGGCCGCGAGCGCTTACCTCGCCCGGAACGGCGTCGCCGTCGCGTAA
- a CDS encoding NAD-dependent epimerase/dehydratase family protein, whose amino-acid sequence MTDTALVVGGTRFIGRHTVSDLLANGYAVTMLNRGNHENPFAADERVTHVEGDRTNERDLRAAKLSAEPDVVIDCVAYHPTDVAAAVDVFADVDGYVYVSSGSSYAAEEIPKREGETPLRPCTPEQATDESMETYGNRKAEGDRIVFEAAEEGVNATAVRPCIVYGPDDYTERLDYWIDRVLSHDRVVVPGDGQNLWHRAYVEDVASALRVVAERGEPGAAYNVGDRRALTLEETLEAIADAAGTDCEVVPASGDALAAGGLEPDDFTLYREYPHLLDTCALAELGWESTPVDEAMARTVADHREAERDGSEWDPGREAEERVLGVKETL is encoded by the coding sequence ATGACCGACACGGCGCTCGTCGTCGGCGGCACGCGGTTCATCGGCCGGCACACCGTCTCCGACCTGCTCGCGAACGGGTACGCGGTGACGATGTTGAACCGCGGGAATCACGAGAATCCCTTCGCCGCCGACGAGCGCGTGACGCACGTCGAGGGCGACCGGACGAACGAGCGCGACCTCCGGGCGGCGAAGCTCTCGGCAGAGCCCGACGTCGTGATCGACTGCGTCGCCTACCATCCGACCGACGTGGCGGCCGCGGTCGACGTGTTCGCCGACGTCGACGGCTACGTGTACGTCTCCTCCGGGTCGAGCTACGCGGCCGAGGAGATCCCCAAACGCGAGGGAGAGACGCCGCTGCGTCCCTGCACGCCCGAACAGGCGACCGACGAGAGCATGGAGACGTACGGCAACCGGAAGGCCGAGGGCGACCGAATCGTCTTCGAGGCCGCCGAGGAGGGAGTCAACGCGACCGCGGTCCGGCCCTGCATCGTCTACGGCCCCGACGACTACACCGAGCGGCTCGACTACTGGATCGACCGCGTACTCTCGCACGACCGCGTCGTCGTCCCCGGTGACGGCCAGAACCTCTGGCACCGCGCGTACGTTGAGGACGTCGCGAGCGCGCTCCGGGTCGTCGCCGAGCGCGGCGAGCCCGGCGCCGCCTACAACGTCGGCGACCGCCGGGCGCTCACGCTCGAGGAGACGCTGGAGGCGATCGCCGACGCCGCCGGCACCGACTGCGAGGTCGTGCCCGCGAGCGGGGACGCGCTCGCGGCCGGCGGGCTCGAACCGGACGACTTCACCCTCTACCGCGAGTACCCCCACCTGCTCGACACGTGTGCCCTCGCCGAACTCGGCTGGGAGTCGACGCCCGTCGACGAGGCGATGGCACGCACCGTCGCCGACCACCGGGAGGCCGAGCGCGACGGGAGCGAGTGGGACCCCGGGCGCGAGGCGGAAGAGCGCGTGTTGGGCGTGAAGGAGACGCTGTAG